Genomic window (Ostrea edulis chromosome 9, xbOstEdul1.1, whole genome shotgun sequence):
agtcagacagcatttgatccaatgatatgttgtattgcaaactatattgttataacgaccatagaatttgcgaaatgctgacttaaacaagactgttgaaacccctgcaccatcagcgtttttgtcagtagcctgtctcgatttaaaaactgatcatatgcagaacaagctcttacgtatcgaatcagttccGTTTATCATAacattgagttgttagtttgccgtcaatattcatttttcaatagaatatctaaatatgaagcagaagtgaacgactacggaagcccatttaggacctaacaaaattatttttgaaataaaaggtTCCAGAATTCGTTATAACAGATTTACtttgttatttcaaacttttgttataacaaatttcaaaatttatattaacgaattaaatttgaaaatacgaattttagaaatgttaatATCAAATTGTCCAATTCGATGTAACAATTTATAAAATCGTTGATATAAAATTAGTAAATAATTCGTGATAACGAATTGCAGAATTAGTAAGAATAGATTAAATAATTTGGAATTAtaaatttttcaattcattaaaacaaattaatttcaatttgttaaaacGAATAGTTAATCAAATGTATTTGCATGGAGATGTCGCAAGATCAGGcccctggtcccacctctggtttattCAAGGGTAATATGTAGTAATAGAAAAAGTATGTTCTAATCGAGCGCCAAGACTGAACTCAGACCTAGTATGACGATCTACGTGAGCAgatcataggatctgattttgaTCAGATTCATCATTGCGTCAAAGAGATCGTGTTGTAGGGCGAACGAACACACAATCGCTAAATTAAAATTCTCTTGCATGTATCAACAAAAAACTAGACTTGAATTCATTAGACATTTTGCATAGCAATTTCTCAACATTCAAATCTCAAATCCAGGAAAACTTTTAAAAGGGAACATTTTATGCATGATCTATGAATATTAACTGCTAAAACATCATTCGAAATTTTCGttggtatttgagatatttatgatatatagaATTACCACGACATCCCTCCACCTTAAAGTATTTAAAGataaattttaaatgcatttattgATTTTGTTGCAAGAATATGACGAATTTTGATATGTGtattttgctttatttattgATAGCTTACAAATGGTACTGTGCATGCGTAACAGGTCTTTGTGCTTTAGTTAATTAACACCGGGATCGACGTTCAGATTTTATTTGTAAAGAGTGCGCATGTGCATGCGGCAAATTTGAACGGTAAGAGAAGACACGGCGGTAAAGGATACAATAACAAATTGTTAAATAGGCCTAGGTCCTGTTAGAATGGACCAAAGAACTATTGAATGGGAATTAAGCAAAGAAAATGTTCAACCAATTAGACAAGGACGCCATTTTGATGACCTAAATGCAGCGTTACAGTCTAATGTGGATCACTCATTGCTAAAGCGCAAGAAACAGTGAGTCTATAACACATTTGTGTTCAacctagttagaataatctatcTGTGTCTTGGGATGCACTAAGTTTTATTGCTGTTCAAATTGGCAAAATGTTCACATAAGAAACAAAACATCAACTGTTTCTCCTGGTCGTACCACAAGGATTTTCCGACCATTTACCCTCATAAACTTCTGTCGTTTCTGCTTTCATTAACCCTGTCACACTCTTTCTTCAATTCTTGCTTTTGTTGGAACCTGTCCGTTTTGATGAGTTCTGTGACCTTTTGTGCTATGACGTATCAGggctttcaacaaatttaaaagtaggcggctgaaatgaaaaagtagaagGCGATCCAATTCTCAGTGTTTCCGAAGGTTCGTCGGACCGTCGGACAAGTCCGGTAAAAATAGACTCGGTCCGGTAAAAGTTAGAATCGTGACGGACCAAATGTCCGGTAATGTAGAGGCAATGAAAACTGGGagaataatgataaatgaataaaataaaattgaaattcaaaacatgttcatCTTTTCCATGGATTCCTAAAATGGTTTTCAAAAAGTGTCGTTGTTATCGTACTCCAACACGGGATCGTCGCTTCTAAATATATCGGGTTCGACATTTACATACAGTATTTTAGTTCCGGTATAAACCGTGAAATGTTGGGACTGAAATTTGTTGAGGGTGCTATACCAGGAAAAAAACTAAAGCTTAGCAATCCCGATTCAACGAAAAACAACAAGAATTACGAGGCGAAAAGACCTCCACGAAAATTTAACCCAAAATGGAAGGAGGGGCGATCATGGCTGACTTACAACGACGAGAAAAGTGCAATGACTTGTTCAGTGTGTGTCGAGCGTTATGCTTCAAAGTCAGGTTCCAATCGTACCCCAACTGGAATAAGCTCAAACTTAAAAGGTCAGAACACCTTTTTAGACGGATGCACAAATTTCAGAGTGACTGCTGTGGTCGACCACGAGTCCAGCGTTGCTCATAAAAAGGCCATAGAATTTCAAAATGCGTCTGCTAAGACAGGGTCGGATATTTTGACCAACACTTCTGCCGGCAAAGCTTTACAGTCGTTAAGAAAAGCTGAAAAAGACAGActtgtttttttatttcgaaATGCTCATGCTGTTATGAAGCACAATCGGCCAATGCGTGACTACACATGGTTGTGTTCATTGGATCAAGTTAAaggtaaagtacatgtaaatttttatattatatgCTGGTCTTACGTCTAAAAAATCTCTAGAACTTGTGTTTTCTTGTTATGAAATATCAACCTAAAATAGCTTATGTAATATTATATCTTTAAGGTATTGATCTAGGCGGCacatatatcaacaacaaagCTGCCATTGAATTTGTGAAGTCAATAGCTGCTACCGAGAGAGACAACACTGTAGATTTTTTTAGCAAAGTCAACTTTTTCTCTATCATGATGGACGGATCAACTGACATCAGTGGTGATGAACAGGAGGCACTTTATTTGCGGTTCTCCTTGCATGGAAAAGTCACAGAGAGATTCCTAGCAATTGGAACACCAAATAGCACCTGTGCAGTTGACTTGGAATCCTTTTTGATGAAGGTGTTTACTGATTGCAGGATTGATAAAGGTACATCTTTTTGAAGGTAGTGGTACATGTCTATGTTATTGttgaaattacatatatatgctCTGTCACAATATGCAGTGACTAATCTGAAATCACTACGTAAATTATGCATAACATTCAAATATCTAAAAGAAAAGGAATTTAGTTCATTCAGTCAGTCCTGCCACTATTTCAGCAGAGACATGACGAAACGAAAGttaataattaaattttatcaaaaaacaaTGTATAGAATTAGAAACATGATAACATTTGGTTGCAATTACTATTTACAGCAAAACTGGTTGGAATGGGGAGTGATGGGGCCTCAAACATGGTGGGGAAAAAAGGAGGACTCTCTGCtctgttgaaaaacaacatTAACGATGAACTTGTTAATGTCCATTGCTTTGCGCATAGACTTGAACTGGCGTTCAGGGATGTACTCAAAAAAAGCAAACTGTACGATAGACTTATGACGTTACTGATAGGTCTGTACTATTTTTACACAAAACAGTACAAAAACAAGCGGGGGCTACTTGATGCTATCAGAGCTTTAAATGTGAAGGGTGTGGTGCCTACAAAGGTGACCGGAACACGTTGGCTAGCCCATTTGTTCCGTGGGATGAACAACATGATGCGTACTTTCCAAGCATATGAGGCACATCTCTGTAGCCTGAGCCACAAGAATCCTAAAGCAGAGGGCCTGGCAAAGATCTTGTTGAGGAAAGACCTTGTGTGCTTTGTTCTTTTTCTCCAGGTTTGTACTTTATAGAATAAATCAAACATTAGTCCGACAATTGGTAGATATGGTAactattcaagaaatcaaatgtCTCATAATTACGACAATAACTGAGAGCTGATAAATTCTTTAAATTAAACTGTATCAAACATCATCATACATGCATAAAGCAAATCTCCACATTCCATCATCTTCATGTGTGTTGTCATCAAATTTTATTAACAGGAAGCTTTAGAACCTCTCATGAGACTGTCGCTTAAACTGCAAAAAACAGAATCCACTGTGGCTGATAGTGTTATTTGGGCAGAATCCACCATAGAGTTGTTGGAAGAGTTCAAGACCAGGTAAGACTCACTGAAGTGTTAACACTCTGAatcattcatgtaaattttatgtataaaataaaatcaatctcATTTGTCTCTTTAAATAATACTGAGATGCATGTGAAAAATGTTTTGCTTTGCTTCTTAATCAAAAAGCAATAACATAAGTAgatcaaaaattactttgtcaTTTAGGGACCTTAAAAGTGTTTCCGAAATTATGGAAGCAGGCACATATGAGGGCATTACTCTGCGGGGTAATACACCTTCGTTGTCATACAAGAATGAAATTCTTAGTGGGCTCATAGATGCACTGAAAGAGAGATTTGAGTTGGGCGTTTCTGAAACGAATGTTATGAACTCAACAAGAATTCTGCACTTTAAGAATTGGCCAACAGTTGAAAGTCCAGATTTAGGAGGTTATATCAACAAACTTTGTTAAAGTTCtttgttgatgttttgttttagtTGACACGTTTTGGTTTTATTCAATTAATCATAAATGTTACTGCTTCTGTGTTATTCATATGAATGTGTTTGTCTGTTTACAAATTAATGTAGACTGTAGTGTAAAAGACTTTATATTCTTCAACATACGCATTCAATTGATATGAAATCAAGTTATTAAGTAAACTGGTAAGATATGGTTGTTCTGATAAAGTGCGATTCGCATTATGATGATCATATACtttataattatgtacattatttacaataacaatGACACAATATATGCTGTAATAGTATTGTGTGACTCTGTAATTTTAATATTCACTTATTGACTTAACCATTTGGCATCACCATGTACAAATAAAAGACCTCTGatttattattgtttatttcatttcagtCTTTGCTGAAACAGAAATAATGACCATTGCCAACCATTACAGCAAAACTCTTCTAAGAGCCATACCAGATTTTTCTGTTCAGGAGACCATGAATGAGCTCAGGCTTTTCAAGAAAATTCTCTACAGAAAGTAGGTTCCTATCCCAGTGGTgatattaaaactaaatatcatAATGTTATGACTGGTAtgccaaaataaaatttcagtaTCATCataaattaatcaatataattaCAGACATGGAAGTAAAGTTCAGGAATTGAAATGGTGTGATGCTCATGATCCTGAGTTTCCAATGCTGATGGCCGTGATTGAGCTTCTAGGATGCATTCCCCCTACAAGCGTCAGCTGTGAGACTACTTTTTCTCACATGAAACTTGTTAAGACAAGTAGACGAACACGCCTTCAAACCTCTACCCTCAACGATATTCTCATGGTCAAACTTCAAAGTCCACGAGTTACAGAATTTGACCCTACGTCATCTATTGACAAATGGCTGGTAATTCAAATTTAGTATTGAATGACATAATTTGCATTATCAAATTAAAgaaacaatatttgaatatacatgaattaattgattttttttttctctcaaaacaACTTTGTCAAGTGATGGAATTTCATACTAGCTGATACAAATGCATTATTCTCTATTTGTTATCAGTTGcttcacattttctaccacAGTCCTTAGCTCTGAAGCCACGTCTGCCAAACTACCAGAGGGCAAAGAAAGCTGGTCAGTCCACCAATGTGATTGATGTGGGATCCTCCATTGACATCACTGAACTTCAAGGTTGGTAAACTTaaatccccctccccccaattTCTTTCTAATCTCTCAATATTGAAAAGCTTATTTTTTCCCCTAGATTTGTCAGAAAACACAGACATAAATAACATTCCTGAGAGCATGGACAAAGACACAACTGATTCTGAAGCTGATGAATTTCAAGGTATGTATAGTAATTTCGcatataattttatgatttttgacAATATTCATAAGTATCACAAGTCAAATTTAATAACAACTACActacaatttattaatttccagGCTCAGCAGAAAACGCAGTTATGGACAACGACGACATGTTTGCTCTAGAAGAAATTTATGAGTCCAAGGATGATGACGAAAACGATCATTATTGTGATGAATTTCGAGATGAACATGATAATTGGGCATTGATGTTTGAGCTAGTTAGagattaaataataaatattggtGCACTGtcagtttttgtttatttgtatatgaCTTTCGTTCGGTCTGGTAAATCATCATTCGGTCTggtaaaaacagaaattttaccagaccgaatgACTGGTAATATAATTTAGACCTTCGCGAACACTGAATTCTCGGTAATTTTTTtgcctgaaatttttacttttgccatgaatttattgtttcatatgtgaaattttctgttcatgcaaagacttaaaaaattcaacattgcaaagtactaattttgatgcaaaatgaaaaataaagtgcatcaagataactacattttttgcaatgctgtatcaattaatttttaagtgtctttgcttgaacagaaactttcacttttatttctacatttgtaCTGAAAGTTTATAAGACTGAATTGTTTTGTAAGAAAGTTTCTACATGCAGAaagtattgttgaaatgaactaAACTGCATGTTTTGCTCaacccaatatttttttaaataaaacccaaacaatctttattacaaattaataagtaacatttaaatgacctataattttatttttccacaaattcaagttaacagctacagatttgttggtaacatagcgaatttgtgctgaaaaattctactttcgtttttatttaataccacgtgggcatttgcaaattaaaaagaatagcaagtctgaaatctttcctgattaaattctgttttcgctttaaaattgttgattgatattATACTTGTGTCACTTTCACTTCTGGCCTTTTTGAAGCCGAAACTGAACAGGGTATTTGTTCTCTTCATTCCAtcaacatcattgatttttacgttcaggaCTTGTTGTTATCTTTCGGAACTTCTCGTCTGTGTTGTCACGAATTGTAAATCCGAGGCTTTCCGACTATTGCAATTgacgtattattttctacaccaaCAGACGACCAATCAGGTGCCGGTATTTACCTGAACTAAATTTAGCGCAAGTAAACACGTTTTTACATCCAGGTTGATACGGCCGCGATTTCTGAGTCTACTAAAGtttggaagatgtttaaagttttataaaagttttgttcattggacatacatttttgtcactaaagtAGCCGGCACCTAATGTTACTATAGGCGGAAATCCGCCGGCTACCGGCTACTTTTGAAAGCCCTGGTTTTGTAGATCTGTTTGTATAAAATTCAGTTACTGTCACTAGTTTTGTAGATCTGTTAGTATAAGATTCAGTTACTGTCACTAGTTTTGTAGATCTGTTAGTATAAAATTCAGTTACTGTCACTAGTTTTGTAGATCTGTTAGTATAAAATTCAGCTACTGTCACTAGTTTTGTAGATCTGTTACTGTCACTAGTTTTGTAGATCTGTTGGTATAAAATTCAGCTACTGTCACTAGTTTTGTAGATCTGTTAGTATAAAATTCAGCTACTGTCACTAGTTTTGTAGATCTGTTCGTATAAAATTCAGCTACTGACACTAGTTTTGTAGATCTGTTCGTATAAAATTCAGCTACTGACACTAGTTTTGTAGATGTTAGTATAAAATTC
Coding sequences:
- the LOC125649726 gene encoding zinc finger protein 862-like, with the translated sequence MLGLKFVEGAIPGKKLKLSNPDSTKNNKNYEAKRPPRKFNPKWKEGRSWLTYNDEKSAMTCSVCVERYASKSGSNRTPTGISSNLKGQNTFLDGCTNFRVTAVVDHESSVAHKKAIEFQNASAKTGSDILTNTSAGKALQSLRKAEKDRLVFLFRNAHAVMKHNRPMRDYTWLCSLDQVKGIDLGGTYINNKAAIEFVKSIAATERDNTVDFFSKVNFFSIMMDGSTDISGDEQEALYLRFSLHGKVTERFLAIGTPNSTCAVDLESFLMKVFTDCRIDKAKLVGMGSDGASNMVGKKGGLSALLKNNINDELVNVHCFAHRLELAFRDVLKKSKLYDRLMTLLIGLYYFYTKQYKNKRGLLDAIRALNVKGVVPTKVTGTRWLAHLFRGMNNMMRTFQAYEAHLCSLSHKNPKAEGLAKILLRKDLVCFVLFLQEALEPLMRLSLKLQKTESTVADSVIWAESTIELLEEFKTSLC
- the LOC125662359 gene encoding uncharacterized protein LOC125662359; amino-acid sequence: MTIANHYSKTLLRAIPDFSVQETMNELRLFKKILYRKHGSKVQELKWCDAHDPEFPMLMAVIELLGCIPPTSVSCETTFSHMKLVKTSRRTRLQTSTLNDILMVKLQSPRVTEFDPTSSIDKWLSLALKPRLPNYQRAKKAGQSTNVIDVGSSIDITELQDLSENTDINNIPESMDKDTTDSEADEFQGSAENAVMDNDDMFALEEIYESKDDDENDHYCDEFRDEHDNWALMFELVRD